A genome region from Desulfomonile tiedjei includes the following:
- a CDS encoding ABC transporter ATP-binding protein has product MIRIENLSKRFGKVLAVDQINLDVPAGEVMGFIGPNGAGKTTTIRMLAGLMKPDTGTIILDGHDLAKEPQRAKAVTGFVPDRPYLYEKLTGWEFLEFSAGLYKVEPAELQSRGMHYLELFELLDWKDELIEGYSHGMKQRLIIGAALLHKPKIFIIDEPMVGLDPRGVRLVKDLFTQMARDRGMAVFLSTHTLAVAEEICTIVTIIHKGRVIASDTPFNIKSTIARTEGNLEKAFLKLTGHEDMDGLKGSLGVGRITPD; this is encoded by the coding sequence ATGATTCGAATCGAGAACCTTTCAAAGCGATTTGGCAAAGTGTTGGCCGTCGATCAAATTAACCTCGACGTGCCCGCAGGTGAGGTAATGGGCTTTATCGGCCCCAACGGAGCAGGAAAGACCACCACAATTCGCATGCTCGCGGGGCTCATGAAACCGGACACGGGCACGATCATCCTGGACGGGCACGACCTCGCTAAGGAACCCCAGCGGGCCAAGGCAGTCACCGGCTTCGTTCCGGATCGTCCTTACCTGTACGAAAAGCTGACCGGATGGGAATTTCTCGAATTCAGCGCGGGTCTTTACAAGGTAGAACCGGCCGAACTGCAAAGTCGAGGAATGCATTATCTGGAATTGTTCGAGTTACTTGATTGGAAGGACGAGCTTATCGAAGGGTACTCCCATGGCATGAAACAGAGGCTGATCATCGGCGCAGCGCTGCTCCACAAGCCAAAGATTTTCATCATAGACGAACCCATGGTGGGACTCGACCCCCGCGGAGTCCGCCTGGTGAAGGATTTGTTCACACAGATGGCGCGAGACCGAGGCATGGCGGTTTTTCTATCAACCCATACACTGGCGGTGGCCGAAGAAATCTGCACCATTGTCACCATCATTCATAAAGGAAGGGTCATCGCGTCGGACACCCCCTTCAATATTAAGAGCACCATTGCGCGCACCGAGGGGAACCTCGAAAAGGCATTTCTGAAACTGACCGGCCACGAGGACATGGACGGCCTCAAGGGCAGCCTCGGAGTCGGCCGAATTACGCCGGATTAG
- a CDS encoding transglutaminase domain-containing protein — translation MVLLLKDQYLPADTRPDESLNIAATEADDWFLIRIRGAYSGVGRSRQIRTGSGWNLRDDLNISLNLQGRIKPIRITSSAEVDADFRLIAFQLKVDSGIVSFEQKGRMEGRDLVLELPGPDRSGVKRIKLAETPRISRSLGLPAPLKDLEVGDQIRMPIFDPMDGNKSDAVISVLEKAALEISDRKVEAWRVRALFRSADMTLWVDREGRLLKGLMPLGITVIRSDRAEIAKEMKGVRNLPDFVSLAAVQVEGSIPDDDNLKILRLNVQGEGNWSIPNDGFRQTLNGTELTITREDPPKADYLLPSTDPKMEEYLASTRFLRADHPEVIKKAKAIVGDEKDPVKAAQLINNWVFRNLKKVPTPSVPDAYSVLQTLQGDCNEHAVLAVSLARAVGLPARIAVGLVRLGDGFYYHAWVNYWGGRNWFTGDPMMDIIPVKPTHITLLYGDVDKHLNVISFLGRLKLKVLEAG, via the coding sequence ATGGTCCTGCTCCTCAAGGACCAATACCTGCCGGCTGATACGAGGCCGGATGAGAGCCTAAACATAGCCGCGACCGAAGCCGACGACTGGTTCCTCATTCGAATCCGCGGCGCTTACTCGGGAGTGGGCCGTTCTCGGCAAATACGAACGGGTAGCGGTTGGAACCTGCGAGATGACCTCAACATCTCCTTGAATCTCCAAGGTAGGATAAAGCCGATTCGGATAACCTCCTCGGCCGAAGTTGATGCAGACTTCCGGCTGATTGCGTTCCAGTTGAAGGTGGACTCGGGCATTGTTTCGTTTGAACAGAAGGGGCGCATGGAAGGACGGGACCTGGTGCTTGAACTGCCCGGTCCTGATCGAAGTGGCGTCAAGAGGATCAAGCTGGCGGAAACCCCTAGAATTTCCCGTTCGCTGGGTCTTCCCGCTCCCCTGAAGGATCTGGAAGTTGGCGACCAGATTCGGATGCCGATTTTCGACCCAATGGATGGCAACAAGTCGGACGCGGTCATAAGCGTATTAGAAAAAGCAGCCCTGGAAATATCCGACAGGAAGGTGGAGGCATGGCGCGTGCGCGCTTTGTTCAGGTCCGCTGACATGACCTTGTGGGTGGACAGAGAGGGACGATTACTCAAGGGCCTGATGCCGCTCGGCATAACGGTGATCCGCTCGGACCGCGCTGAAATCGCCAAAGAAATGAAAGGGGTTCGAAACCTACCGGATTTTGTGTCCTTGGCTGCTGTTCAGGTGGAAGGCTCAATTCCTGATGACGACAATCTGAAAATCCTCCGCCTAAACGTCCAGGGCGAAGGGAATTGGAGCATCCCCAACGACGGCTTTCGTCAGACTTTGAACGGGACGGAATTAACCATAACCCGAGAAGATCCTCCCAAAGCCGATTACCTGCTTCCATCGACTGATCCGAAGATGGAGGAATACCTTGCATCAACCCGGTTCCTCCGCGCTGATCACCCCGAGGTTATCAAGAAGGCCAAAGCAATAGTGGGGGATGAAAAAGACCCTGTCAAAGCAGCTCAACTGATCAACAATTGGGTCTTCCGCAATCTGAAAAAGGTCCCTACGCCGTCCGTTCCGGACGCATACTCGGTCTTGCAAACATTGCAAGGAGACTGCAACGAGCACGCGGTCCTCGCCGTCTCCCTGGCACGTGCCGTGGGGCTGCCGGCTCGCATTGCCGTAGGGCTGGTGCGTTTAGGCGATGGATTCTATTATCATGCGTGGGTGAACTACTGGGGCGGCCGGAACTGGTTCACCGGCGATCCCATGATGGATATTATCCCGGTGAAGCCTACGCACATCACTCTGCTGTATGGCGACGTAGACAAACACCTGAACGTAATTTCGTTCCTGGGTCGATTAAAACTGAAGGTCCTGGAGGCGGGTTAG
- a CDS encoding histidinol phosphate phosphatase domain-containing protein: protein MIDFHTHTFLSDGVLIPSELVRRASNVGYRAIGLTDHVDGSNLDLVLPRILKVTTELNRFQETFVIPGVEITHVPPGLIPEMVAEARRMGAVLVVCHGESPVEPVAPGTNKAALESNVDILAHPGFITPEEARLAAANGIYLEITSRGGHCLTNGHVARMALEVGARLVVNTDAHSPENLITRERAFEVLIGAGLTADQAEETLTNNQELLSVLKKRF, encoded by the coding sequence TTGATTGATTTTCACACCCACACTTTCTTGAGTGACGGAGTGCTAATTCCCAGTGAACTTGTCCGCCGGGCCAGTAATGTCGGTTATCGGGCCATCGGCCTCACCGACCATGTGGACGGTTCGAATCTGGACCTGGTGCTTCCCAGGATTCTTAAGGTTACAACTGAACTGAACCGATTCCAGGAGACTTTTGTGATTCCGGGCGTCGAAATAACCCACGTTCCTCCGGGACTGATTCCCGAGATGGTAGCTGAGGCAAGGCGGATGGGTGCGGTTTTGGTGGTGTGCCACGGCGAATCTCCTGTCGAGCCCGTGGCCCCTGGTACCAACAAGGCTGCACTGGAGTCCAATGTCGACATCCTGGCGCACCCCGGCTTTATCACGCCTGAGGAGGCTCGTCTGGCAGCGGCCAACGGCATATACCTGGAAATTACGTCAAGAGGCGGCCACTGCCTGACGAACGGACATGTGGCCAGAATGGCACTGGAAGTAGGCGCGCGATTGGTAGTCAATACCGATGCTCATTCGCCTGAGAACCTCATAACTCGCGAACGGGCCTTTGAAGTGTTGATCGGAGCCGGACTCACCGCGGACCAGGCGGAAGAGACGCTTACGAACAATCAGGAGCTTCTTTCGGTCTTAAAAAAGCGTTTCTAA